GCCGCTGCTGGGCGGACTGGCTGACCGGCTCGCCCCCCGGGGGCTGCTGGCCTTCAGTGCGGGGCTGCGGGCGCTGGCCGTCGCGGTGGCAGGACTGCTGGCGACCAACGGAACACTCCCGCTGGCGGCGCTGCTGGCCCTGGCGTTTCTGAATGGGCTGCTGTCCACGCTGGCCTATGCCACGGGCAGCGCCCTGGTGCCGCGCCTGGTGGCCCCGTCCCTGCTGGCCCGTGCCAACAGTCTGAACAGCGGGGCGCTGATGGGGGCGCCGCTGCTGGGCTACGGCCTGGGCGGCCTGCTGATTCACCTGCTCGGCGCGGGCGGCACGCTGCTGGTCAGCGCCCCGCTGATCCTGGGGCTGGCGCTCGCCACGCTGGCCCTGCCCGCTCTGGCGGGGGCGGGGGACCGGGTTCAGCCCCTCGCGGATCTGCTGGAGGGCCTGCGCGTGATCCGCCGGTCGCCGCTGCTGCTGGCCCTGCTGGGGATGAGCTTCGCGCTGAACGCCGCCATGAACGTGATGAACGTCCGCGCGCCGCTGCATATGACCGCCCTGGGGCGGGGCGCTCCCGACTATGCGGCCTTCGAGATGCTGATCTCGGGGGGCGTGCTGGCGGGCATCGCGCTGGTCACGCCGCTCGCCGCGCGCTGGAGCCTCGACGCCCTGATCGGGGGGGGCCGCTGGGTGCTGGTGGTCGGTGCTCTGGGATTCGTCTTCACCCCCGTGCCGGTGTGGTGGGGCGCCGCCGTGGTCTTCGGCCTGGGGCTGGGCCTGCTGGAGGTCGCCGCCACCACCCGCTCGCAGCAGATCGTGCCGGACGGCCTGCGGGGGCGGGTGATCGGGGCACTGATGGGCGTGAATGCGCTGGGCCTGATGCTGGGGGCGGCCCTCGCGGCCCGGCCGCTGGGGACGCCTCCGCTGATGCTGGGGCTGAGCGGGGCGCTGGCCCTGCTGGCCCTCACCTGGCCGCTGGCGATTCGGGCGAACCGGCGAACGCCTCACCCGGTGGGCCACGTCCGCCCGGCGGAATGAGGGGCGGCGGCCCTCATTCCAAATTGCGCCCCTTCGCGAGAATCAACCGAGCGGACTTGCAAAGCTGCGCAGCAGAGCGAGCAGCAAAACGTACCGGCTGGCGGCGATGGACCATGAGCGGGTCAGCCTCTGGCGCTTCCGGCAAGACAGGCGAGGGGCCGCCCCTGAGCCTCCGGCCACTGGAGAACATCCGGCGCTCTTCCGGCTGTTCTGGAATCAGAGCAAGTCGGTATCAGCCGTCCTCGTCCGTCGGTTCCTTGTGGGGCAGCATGGGCGTGAGGCGGGCGTGTTCGTCCGTCGGCGTGACGTTCTCCCGCTCTTCCTGGCTGGGGCCGGTGTCCAGGCCGCTGATGACGACCTCGCCCTGCCCCTGGTCCTGCGGGGTCTGGGCCACGCGGTTCGGCTGGTCTGGATAGTCTGGCGCCCGGGTCATGCCCCAGGGTACGCCAGGCGCGGGCGCGGGTGGTGTGGAGGGTTCATACCCGCAGCACGCTGTGGTCGCCCACCACGATCTGGAGGCCGGTGTCGCTGGGCGCGGCGACGGTCGCGCGCCGCCCGATCACGGTCCGGACGAGCGGGCGGGTGGGGCGCCGGACGGTCGCGGCCTCGTCGATCAGGGTGTCCGAGAGCGTGGCCCCCTCCACCTGCGCCTGCGGGCCGATGCTGACATTCGGGCCGAGGGTGCTGCCGCGCACGCTGGCCCCCGCGCCGATCAGGACCGGGCCGATCAGCGTGCAGTCCTGCACGGTGGCGCCCGCCTCGACCACGACCGGGCCGCTGAGGTGGCTGCCGCTTACGTCGCCGTCCACGCAGGGGGACAGGCCCGCCAGAAAGTGGGCGCTGGCGGTCAGCAGGTCGGCGGGCGTGCCCGCGTCGCTCCAGAAGCCGGAAAAGGACACCGCCCGCACCCGTCCGCCCGACGCGATCACCCGCAGCAGCGCCTGCGGGAACTCGATCTCGCCGCGCTCGCTGGGTGTCAGGCGAGCGACCTCCTCCAGCACGTGCGGGTGAAAGGCGAAGACCCCGCAGGCGGCCAGGTCGCTGGCCGGTCGGCGCGGTTTCTCGTCCAGGCGCGTGAGCAGGTCGTCCCGCACCACCGCCACCCCGTAGGCGCTGGGATCGGGCACGCGCTTCACGCCCAGGGCGGCGTCGGCATCGTGCAGGGCTGCGGTGAGGGGCGTCAGGGCGTCCGCGAAGAGGTTGTCTCCCAGGTACAGCAGGGCTGGGCCGCCCTCCAGAAACTCCCGCGCGGCGAGGACCGCGTGCCCGGTCCCGCGCGGTTCCTCCTGTCGCAGAAAGGTCAGCGGTCCCTCGCCCCGGGTGGCTTCGCGCAGGGCCGTCTCGCTGGCGGGGCTGCTGACCACCGCCACTTCCTCCACCCCCGCCGCCCGCAGTGCCCGCACCGCCCGCGCGATGATCGGCACCCCCGCGATGGGCACGGCATGTTTGGGCCTGCCCGCACTGACAGGAAGAAGACGGCTGCCACGACCAGCAGCGAGGATCACGCCTTTCATATGAGTAGACCGAGTATAGCGGCCCATGTGTGAGAGAGCGGAGAGCGTGAAAAGCTTCACGGCTGGGCGAACCGCTACCGCGTCAGCGCCTCCTCCAGCGCCTCCGCGAAGGCGTCCTCGTCGTCGAGCCAGGGGTAGTGTCCGGCGTCGAGGACGGTCACGTCGGCGCCGCCGAGGTCAGCGAGCCACTCGACCTGTTCGGGGTAGCTGCTGCGGTCGTGGACGCCCGCGATCACGAAGAGGGGACGGCGCAATTCCGGCAAGAAGGGCGGGTACTCGAACTCCCAGAGGCCCTGATTCACCAGGGCTTCCTGCACCTCGCCGCCGCCGATGAGTTGCCCTTCCGCGTCGGTGAATTCCAGGCGCATGCGGCTGGCGCTGTCGCGGAAGTGCAGGGCGTTGAGCAGGTCGCGGGCGTTCAGCAGAGTGAAGGCGGCCTCCACCCGCGCCTCCCCGACCGGGGGGTACTGGCCTTCGGGGGTGCGGGCGCGCACGGCGTCGGCGGGGTCGTCGAGGGGCACGCCGCGCATGGCCGAGGCCTCGCGCAGCAGCGTCAGCGCGAGTTCGGGGAAATGCACCCAGGGATTGACCACGATCACGCGGGCGGTGCGCTCAGGGTGCCGCCGGGCGTACTCCAGCGCCACCAGCGCGCCGAAGCCGTGGCCCAGCGGTACGAGGCGCTCCGCCCCCAGGTGCTCGCGCAGCGCCTCCAGGTCGGCCACCAGGGTGTCGAGGTCCAGCTTGTCGCCCCCCTGCTCGGTTTCCGAGAGCGGCCCGCTGCGGCCCGAGCCGCGCTGGTCGAGGTACACCACCCGCCGCCCCGCGAGCCGCTCCCCGAACAGTTCGCGGAAGGAGTAGCTGTTGTAGCCGGGGCCGCCATGCAGGAACACGATGGGGGCCTCCGGCGCGTCCTCCGGGCCGGTCACCTCGAAGTACAGGTCCGCGCCGTTCAGGCGCTCGGAGTTCGGCTCGTCCGGCGTGGTCATGGGGGCATTGTAGGGGGGAGAGCTTAGGACTTACGCGAAACTGTGTTCTGGGTAGGGGTGGAAAACCACGTTTTCCTGTTTGTGGTGGCTTCGCCGTCCATCCCCGCTGCCAGCGGCTCTGCGAGTCCCGGCCTCTCGCGGTACGAGCTGTGCCAGTCCCCTGCAAGGGGCTGGGCGATGCAGATAAGTCTCTCATCTTTGCAAAGGATGTGGCTGCTGTTGCGTTCGAGCCGCGTTGGGAGGGCGTTTGCGCTCCCCCCTCCCAGCCTCCCCCACAAGGAGGGACTCGCAGAGCTGCCCAGCGGAGGAGCAAAAACCCTTCACACGCACTCGGCTTTTGAATCGCGTCAGTCCTGAATTGGGAATCGCCGCGCCGTTCCCTCAGCTTCCCGCCAAGATCCGCCTCACGGGGCGGCCGCGGCTCCTCCGCTACGCTGCGCCTATGACCCCGCTGCCTCCTGATGCCGTGCCCCCTGCTGATGGGTCCCCGGACGCCGCGCCGCAGGGCATCGCCTTCACGCTGGAGGGCGTGGACGAACTCACCTTCGCGCGGATTCTGCGGGACGTGCTGGGAGACGCCGCCTTCGCCCGGCCCCTCCAGGTGCAGGCGCAGGAACCGCGTCCGGGCCGCCCCGCCCGCCTGACGCTGGTGTTCTGGCCGCAGGACCGCACGCGGGCGGTGCAGGCGATGCAGCGCCTCAAGACCCTGCTGCTGCGCCAGGGCGTGCAGATCGATACGGTGCGGGTGCCGGGGGAGAGCTGAGGCGCTGTTAAGAGAGCCTAAACCGCGTTCGTTACCCGCCCTGCCCACTGTGGCCCCTACGATGGCGAGAAACAGGCTCACGCCGGGAGACAAAGGCAGACCTCATGGACCAACGCATCCTTCTCATCGAAGACAACCCGGACATTACCCGTGTCGTCCAGTACGAACTGGAACAGGCCGGATACCGGGTGCTGACCGCGCCGGACGGAGTCACGGGCCTCACCAGCGCGCGCGAGAACAGCCCCGACCTCGTCATTCTCGACCTCGGCCTGCCCGACTTCGACGGCGCCGAGATCGCCCGCCGCCTGCGCAAGACCAGCAGCGTCCCCATCATCATCCTGACCGCGATGGACGCCGTGGACCGCAAGGTCAACCTGCTGGAAGCGGGCGCGGACGACTACATGACCAAGCCCTTCCACCCGGAGGAACTGGTCGCCCGCGTCAAGGTGCAGCTCCGCCACCAGCAGCACGGCGAGGTGATCAGCATCGGCGCGCTGGAAATCCACCCCCAGAAGCGGCTGTGCCACTACAACGGCCACGAGGTGCGCCTCTCGCCCAAAGAATTCGACCTGCTGACCTTCCTGGCCCGCCAGCCCGGCCGCGTGTACTCGCGTCAGGAAATCGAGCGTGAGGTCTGGAACGGCGAGCTGCCCAGCAACTCGAACGTGGTGGATGTCCACATGGCCAACATGCGCGCCAAGCTGCGCGACCTCGACGGCTACGGGATCATCCGTACGGTGCGGGGAATCGGGTACGCGCTGAAGACGCCCTGAAGAAGGCGGAGAGCGGGCGGGAGGACCGGTCCTCTCCCTCAAACGTAGGCATCAAAAAACGCCATCACCCGGTTCCAGGCGTCCTCGCTCGCCACGGCGTCGAAGGCGGGGCCGGGGTTGGCGAAGGAATGGCGCGTGCCGGGATAAATCTTGATGCCGTTGGGGATGCCCGCCGCGTCCAGTTCGGCCCGCAGCACCTCGCCCTGGCGCGCCGTCACGTCCTTTTCCGGGTAACTTCCCACCACCGGGCAACTGCGGCGCACGGCCTCCAGTGGGCTGGGGTTGAAGCCGTAGTAGGGGGCGATGGCTTTCACCTGACGGTCGGTGCAGGCCAGCGCGATAGCGAGGCTGCCACCCATGCAGAAGCCCACGGCGCCCAGCCGGGAAGGGTCCACGCCCGGCAGTTCCCCCAGCACTTCCAGGGCACGGCGGGTGTCGCGCACGCCCTGATGCTCCAGCGAATTCAGGAAAATCCCCGACAGCATCCGCGTCATGCAGACCAGGCGGTTTTGCCCGGCGAAGAGGTCCACCGCCAGCGCCACGTATCCCGCCCGCGCGAAGCGGTCCGCGACGGCGCGAATGCCTCCCATCAGGCCGAAAATCTCATGGATGACCAGCACGCCCGGCGCGTTCCCCCGGCTCACGGCGGGGCGGGCCAGATAACCGGACAGCAGGCGGCCTTCGGACGGGAACTGGAGTTCTTCCGGCATGACGCACCTTACCCCCGCGTGGTGCAATGCGGCCATGTCTGGCGTCAACCCCACCCTCACCGCCATTCCCGGCTTTCGCGTGGGCCACTGGACCGATCCGGTCGGCCTCACCGGCTGCACGGTCATCCTCTGTCCCGACGCGGGCGCGGTGGCCTCCGCGAGTTTCCTGGGGCCGAGTCCCGGCACCCGGGAGGGCGTGCTGCTCGCCCCCGGGAAGAAGGTGGAGCGCGTCCACGCCCTGCTGCTGACCGGCGGAAGTGCCTTCGGCCTCGCGGCGGCGGCGGGCGTGGTGCGGGTGCTGGAGGAACGCGGCGTGGGCCACGAGACGCCCTGGGCGCGGGTGCCCATCGTCCCGGCAGCCGTGATCTATGACCTGGGCGTGGGCGACCCGGGAGCGCGTCCCGGCGAGCGGGAAGGGGAGGCGGCGGCGCGGGCGGCCTCCAGTGACCCGGTGCCGCGGGGACGGGTGGGCGCAGGTATGGGCGCGACGGCGGGCAAGTACCTGGGCGTGGGAGCGGTGCCCGGCGGCCTGGGCAGCGTGTATATGGAGCGGCACGGGGTCCGCGTGGGCGCGCTGGCGGTGGTGAATCCCATCGGGGACGTGCTGGACGAACGGGGCGGGGTGTTGGCCGGGCCAGGCGTGGGGCCGGGTGCCCTCGCTTTCACGCCGGGCGAGATAGAAAGCACGACGCTGATCGCCGTCGCCACCGAACATACCCTCACCAAAGCCGACGCCCGCCGCTTCGCCGACGCCGCGCAGACGGCGCTGGGCCGCGTGATCGCCCCCAGCCACACCTTCTGGGACGGGGACAGCGCCTTCATGCTGAGTTCCTGCACCCTGCCCCCCGCCGACCCGCTGCTCCTCGGCGCCTTGGTGCAGGAGGCAGTATGCGCGGCGGTGCGGGACGCGGTGAGAAGTGCGGCTGGCGCTGAGTGATTTGTGTAATGTACTCACATGAGTACGAAAGACTATGTGCGTGACCTGCGGGCGGTGATCGGCCCACGCCCGGTGAACTTCGTGGGCGCGGCGGGCCTGATTCAGAATGAACGCGGCGAATTGCTCTTGCTGCGGCGGGTCGGCTCCGAGCGGTGGGGGCTGGTCACGGGCATCAGCGAGCTGGGCGAGGCGCTGGAAGAGACGCTCCGGCGCGAGATGCGGGAGGAAACGGCCCTGACGCTGCACCGGGCCGAACTGCTGGACATGCTCAGCCCCGACCGGCTCAGTCAGGTGGCGAATGGTGACCGGTTCTATTCGTACACGGCGCTGTTTCGCGTGACCGAGTGGAGCGGTGACCCGGTGCCGGACGGCGTGGAGATCGCGGAACTGCGGTTTTTCCCGGCGGGCGACCTTCCGCCCCTGACGCGGCTGGGCGAAAAGGCCAGAGAGGTCCTGGCATGACCGCCTCCAACTACGTCCGCGACCTGCGGGAGCTGGTCGGCCCGCGCCCCGTCAACTGGGCAGGCGTCTGTGCCCTCGTCGTGAGCACGGCGGGCGAGGTGCTGCTGCAACGCCGCAGCGACACGGGCGGTTGGGGAACGCTGGGCGGCATCGCGGAACTGGGGGAGGCACTGGAGGACACCCTGCGGCGCGAATTGCTGGAGGAGGCGGGGATCACGCTGCGCGGTGCCGAACTGCTCACCATCGTGAGCGGCCCGGACACCTACCAGAAACTCCCGAACGGCGACGAGTTCTATCAGGTGACGGCCGTTTACGTGGTGCGTGCCTGGGAAGGCGTCCCGCTGCCCGACGGGGACGAGGGCGTGGAATTGCGTTTCTTCCCGCTGGAGGCGCTGCCTGAGCGGCTTGGCCCGGTCGACAGGCGGGCGCTGGGGCTACTGCGGGACGGGACATGATCGCCCCCTCCGTCACCCACGCCCCGCCGGGCTACCCCTGCCCGTTCTGCCTGCTGGCTGCGGGCATCGTGAACGAACATGTCTGGAGCAGGGAAAGCGACATCGTGTACCGCGACGAATGGGTGATGGCGTTCATCGCCGCGAAGCAATGGGCTGGCACGCTCGGTCACGTCCTGATTGTTCCCGTCGCGCACTTTGAGAACCTCTACACCCTCCCTGATGAACTCGGCGCACGGATTCATGCGCTTTCGCGCCGGGTCGCGCTTGCCATGAAGGCGGCGTACGGCTGTGCGGGCGTCAGCACCCGGCAGCACAACGAACCGGCGGGGCAGCAGGACGTGTGGCACTGCTGGCCTGGTGACGACCTGTACGGTACGCGCGGTTCGGACATGCCGCCCGGGGAGCGGGCTGGGTACGCGGCCCACCTGCGCGCCCACCTGTCCTGACCCTCATCCCCGTGTCAGCGTCAGCCGCATTCCCGTCAGCCGGAATCCGGCGCGGCGCACGTTGCGTTCGCTTCCCGACCCGGGCCGCACGAACACGCTGGCGAGGTCGGCCCCCAGCCGGGCGGCCAGATGCAGCCGCGCGGCGAGCAGCGCCGTCTGCACGCCCTGGCACCGCCACGCCGGAAGGGTGGCCGCGCTGTAGCACGCGGCGACGCCCTCCCACACGCTCAGGGCCGCGACGCCTGCGGGCGTGCCTTCCACAACGGCGAGGAGGTGGTGAGGCCCGGCGAGGCGGGCATTCAGCCGCGAGATCACCTCGCTGCCCGGTCCGAAAGCCTGAGCGGCGAGGTCGGCCCAGACCTGGGGGTCGGCGTCCTGCTGGACGGGCAGCGCCGGGGGTGGGGGGAGGTCGGTCAGCGCGTGCGTGTACAGGTGCAGCGCGCCCGTCAGCGTGTAGCCGCGTGAGGCCAGCAACGCGAGCAGATCGGGCGCGGCGCAGGACAGCAGGTGCAGCGTGGCGGGCTGCGCGTGGGCCGCGCTGAAGGCCTCGAAGGCGGCCAGGTCACCGTCCGTCGTGGGGCCGGACCCCGCGTGCCAGGCGGTGTTCACCGGCAGGTCCGGCCCGGCGTGAACGGCCACCAGCGGCCCGAAGTGCTGCACTTCTCCGAAGGCGCCGTACCGGGCGTGCCCGGCCGCCTCCACGTGGGCGAGGCGAGGGAGGAGGTCGGCGGTCATCTTCCCAGCGTAGCGGTTTGCTCCTCTCCTGGCCTGGGTCCTGGGTATGAAGATCAGAGCAACCGCAACGTCCAGTTTTGGAGGTGCTCGGCCCGGTCAACCCCTCAGTCAGCTTTGCTGACAGTTCCCCTCAAGGGGAGCCAGGGGCTCAATTTGCCTTCTGGGAAGCTCAATCTGTTGCTGAGGGGAGGTGGCCCGAAGGGTCGGACTCGTAGAGCTGCTTGCAGAGGGGGTTGCTTGCTACTTTGCGGTAGCCGTAGGGCTTCAGCTTTGGCAGCGTCGGGCGTGGGTTCTCCGCGCGCTAGCCTGGGGTATGGCCCTCCCGACTTTGCCCGAACCCGCGCCCGCCCCGGAGTCCGGTCCGCCGCGTCCGGTCAGGGCGGGGGAGCGGTCGCTGCTGCCGGACGTGCTGCGGGGGCTGGCGCTGCTGGGCATCCTGATCATCAACGTGCAGGACTTCGCGGGGTTTCGCGAGTGGACGCAGACGGGAATCGACCGCGTGGTACAGGTCTTCACCGACATCTTTTTCAACGGGCGCTCGATCAGCCTGTTCGCGATGCTGTTCGGGTGGGGCGCGGCGGGGATGCTCGCGCGGTACGGGGTGGGCACGCTGGCGCGGCGGCTGGCCGTGCTGCTGCTGATCGGCGCGGCGCATTTCGTGCTGGTGTGGCACGGGGACATCATCTCGACTTACGCGCTGCTGGCGCTGGCACTGCTGCTCACCGGCGGGATGGGTGCCCGCCTGCTGGTGACGCTCGCCGGGGTGCTGGGGGCATGGTGGCTGGGAAAGGAGCTGCTGGCGGCCTTCGCGGCGCTGGGGAGTCCCCGGCCCCGCTTCGACGGCCTGCCCGACCTGGTCCCAGGCATGAGTTACCTGGAGGTGGTGGCGGGGCGCGCGGCCACGTTTGTCGACAGCCTGATCGGGACCAGCCTCTACAACGGGGCCTGGCTGATCGCGCTGTTCTGTCTGGGCGCCGCCGCCCAGCGCACCGGGCTGCTGACCCGCCCGCAGGAGCAGGTGCCCCTGCTGCGCCGCCTGGCCGTCTGGGGGCTGGGCCTCGGGCTGCCGCTGGGCGTGCTGCTCGCCTGGCTCAACACGCGGGGGGACTTCGCGGCGGGGCTGCTGGCGATCCCGGTCCGGATGGGCGGCGGGCTGGCGACCGCGCTGGGCTACGTGGGCGTGCTGGGGCTGCTCACCGTGCGTGGGCGGCTGGGGCCGCTGCGGGCCTTTGCGGCCAGCGGGCGGGTCGCCATGAGCAATTACATCGCGCAGAGCCTGATCATGACCACCTTCTTCTACCCCTACGCGGGGGCGCGCTTCGGGACGTGGGGGGCCGCGCCCGCCGTGCTGCTCGCCTTGATCGTGGGCCTGGCGCAGGTGCCGG
The window above is part of the Deinococcus metallilatus genome. Proteins encoded here:
- a CDS encoding MFS transporter, translating into MTSTAPALRLPRAFWTYWAGVTLTALGDAAVYVALPFLALATHPAEGAGAVGGVVLAGSLPRFLAPLLGGLADRLAPRGLLAFSAGLRALAVAVAGLLATNGTLPLAALLALAFLNGLLSTLAYATGSALVPRLVAPSLLARANSLNSGALMGAPLLGYGLGGLLIHLLGAGGTLLVSAPLILGLALATLALPALAGAGDRVQPLADLLEGLRVIRRSPLLLALLGMSFALNAAMNVMNVRAPLHMTALGRGAPDYAAFEMLISGGVLAGIALVTPLAARWSLDALIGGGRWVLVVGALGFVFTPVPVWWGAAVVFGLGLGLLEVAATTRSQQIVPDGLRGRVIGALMGVNALGLMLGAALAARPLGTPPLMLGLSGALALLALTWPLAIRANRRTPHPVGHVRPAE
- a CDS encoding sugar phosphate nucleotidyltransferase is translated as MKGVILAAGRGSRLLPVSAGRPKHAVPIAGVPIIARAVRALRAAGVEEVAVVSSPASETALREATRGEGPLTFLRQEEPRGTGHAVLAAREFLEGGPALLYLGDNLFADALTPLTAALHDADAALGVKRVPDPSAYGVAVVRDDLLTRLDEKPRRPASDLAACGVFAFHPHVLEEVARLTPSERGEIEFPQALLRVIASGGRVRAVSFSGFWSDAGTPADLLTASAHFLAGLSPCVDGDVSGSHLSGPVVVEAGATVQDCTLIGPVLIGAGASVRGSTLGPNVSIGPQAQVEGATLSDTLIDEAATVRRPTRPLVRTVIGRRATVAAPSDTGLQIVVGDHSVLRV
- a CDS encoding alpha/beta fold hydrolase — its product is MTTPDEPNSERLNGADLYFEVTGPEDAPEAPIVFLHGGPGYNSYSFRELFGERLAGRRVVYLDQRGSGRSGPLSETEQGGDKLDLDTLVADLEALREHLGAERLVPLGHGFGALVALEYARRHPERTARVIVVNPWVHFPELALTLLREASAMRGVPLDDPADAVRARTPEGQYPPVGEARVEAAFTLLNARDLLNALHFRDSASRMRLEFTDAEGQLIGGGEVQEALVNQGLWEFEYPPFLPELRRPLFVIAGVHDRSSYPEQVEWLADLGGADVTVLDAGHYPWLDDEDAFAEALEEALTR
- a CDS encoding response regulator transcription factor — protein: MDQRILLIEDNPDITRVVQYELEQAGYRVLTAPDGVTGLTSARENSPDLVILDLGLPDFDGAEIARRLRKTSSVPIIILTAMDAVDRKVNLLEAGADDYMTKPFHPEELVARVKVQLRHQQHGEVISIGALEIHPQKRLCHYNGHEVRLSPKEFDLLTFLARQPGRVYSRQEIEREVWNGELPSNSNVVDVHMANMRAKLRDLDGYGIIRTVRGIGYALKTP
- a CDS encoding dienelactone hydrolase family protein → MPEELQFPSEGRLLSGYLARPAVSRGNAPGVLVIHEIFGLMGGIRAVADRFARAGYVALAVDLFAGQNRLVCMTRMLSGIFLNSLEHQGVRDTRRALEVLGELPGVDPSRLGAVGFCMGGSLAIALACTDRQVKAIAPYYGFNPSPLEAVRRSCPVVGSYPEKDVTARQGEVLRAELDAAGIPNGIKIYPGTRHSFANPGPAFDAVASEDAWNRVMAFFDAYV
- a CDS encoding P1 family peptidase, whose protein sequence is MSGVNPTLTAIPGFRVGHWTDPVGLTGCTVILCPDAGAVASASFLGPSPGTREGVLLAPGKKVERVHALLLTGGSAFGLAAAAGVVRVLEERGVGHETPWARVPIVPAAVIYDLGVGDPGARPGEREGEAAARAASSDPVPRGRVGAGMGATAGKYLGVGAVPGGLGSVYMERHGVRVGALAVVNPIGDVLDERGGVLAGPGVGPGALAFTPGEIESTTLIAVATEHTLTKADARRFADAAQTALGRVIAPSHTFWDGDSAFMLSSCTLPPADPLLLGALVQEAVCAAVRDAVRSAAGAE
- a CDS encoding NUDIX hydrolase; this encodes MSTKDYVRDLRAVIGPRPVNFVGAAGLIQNERGELLLLRRVGSERWGLVTGISELGEALEETLRREMREETALTLHRAELLDMLSPDRLSQVANGDRFYSYTALFRVTEWSGDPVPDGVEIAELRFFPAGDLPPLTRLGEKAREVLA
- a CDS encoding NUDIX hydrolase is translated as MTASNYVRDLRELVGPRPVNWAGVCALVVSTAGEVLLQRRSDTGGWGTLGGIAELGEALEDTLRRELLEEAGITLRGAELLTIVSGPDTYQKLPNGDEFYQVTAVYVVRAWEGVPLPDGDEGVELRFFPLEALPERLGPVDRRALGLLRDGT
- a CDS encoding HIT family protein, with protein sequence MIAPSVTHAPPGYPCPFCLLAAGIVNEHVWSRESDIVYRDEWVMAFIAAKQWAGTLGHVLIVPVAHFENLYTLPDELGARIHALSRRVALAMKAAYGCAGVSTRQHNEPAGQQDVWHCWPGDDLYGTRGSDMPPGERAGYAAHLRAHLS
- a CDS encoding GNAT family N-acetyltransferase, with the protein product MTADLLPRLAHVEAAGHARYGAFGEVQHFGPLVAVHAGPDLPVNTAWHAGSGPTTDGDLAAFEAFSAAHAQPATLHLLSCAAPDLLALLASRGYTLTGALHLYTHALTDLPPPPALPVQQDADPQVWADLAAQAFGPGSEVISRLNARLAGPHHLLAVVEGTPAGVAALSVWEGVAACYSAATLPAWRCQGVQTALLAARLHLAARLGADLASVFVRPGSGSERNVRRAGFRLTGMRLTLTRG
- a CDS encoding DUF418 domain-containing protein, with amino-acid sequence MALPTLPEPAPAPESGPPRPVRAGERSLLPDVLRGLALLGILIINVQDFAGFREWTQTGIDRVVQVFTDIFFNGRSISLFAMLFGWGAAGMLARYGVGTLARRLAVLLLIGAAHFVLVWHGDIISTYALLALALLLTGGMGARLLVTLAGVLGAWWLGKELLAAFAALGSPRPRFDGLPDLVPGMSYLEVVAGRAATFVDSLIGTSLYNGAWLIALFCLGAAAQRTGLLTRPQEQVPLLRRLAVWGLGLGLPLGVLLAWLNTRGDFAAGLLAIPVRMGGGLATALGYVGVLGLLTVRGRLGPLRAFAASGRVAMSNYIAQSLIMTTFFYPYAGARFGTWGAAPAVLLALIVGLAQVPVSAWLLARFGTGPLERLTRLLVYGRGVRREPPAS